A genomic stretch from Hemicordylus capensis ecotype Gifberg chromosome 1, rHemCap1.1.pri, whole genome shotgun sequence includes:
- the INSM2 gene encoding insulinoma-associated protein 2 translates to MPRGFLVKRSRRPGGSYRVRPPAGGPLVPSSLGEEPRVPAQLPEPQHQPLPQPNSPLAAVWGADCSDGAAPATGESQRCVRSPVLAESFPLGPTLTVEEKLPLLPRTPLPLPLPVPLPLPAAQLCPAAALKRPPRAKAPPTKKPKAVRKLSFNDEVTKSPVLGLRIKAAAEAGAEGPRGARPTLLGEFVCQLCKEPYADPLALAQHRCSRIVRVEYRCPECHKIFSCPANLASHRRWHKPRPPASAGPAQDKENSSGETGRDQHHSTADSSCCRDPPPSRSAQLRPASEVAAAADGSSLGGAPPGELFLCPYCHKTFRRQAYLRKHLGTHQPPGPAAYAGSPQPPHPPQQQQQQQQQQITFPCHLCGAHFPSADIRDKHRLWHAVRDELLLPLGHPEVSVAQGEQQIFSCKHCPSTFFSSPGLTRHINKCHPSENRQVLLLQMPVRPGC, encoded by the coding sequence ATGCCGCGGGGATTCCTGGTGAAGCGGAGCAGGAGACCGGGGGGTTCCTACCGAGTGCGCCCCCCTGCAGGCGGGCCCCTTGTACCCAGCAGCCTGGGAGAAGAGCCCCGCGTCCCGGCGCAGTTGCCAGAGCCGCAGCACCAGCCGCTGCCTCAGCCAAACTCCCCATTGGCGGCGGTCTGGGGAGCGGACTGCTCCGACGGTGCAGCCCCAGCAACCGGGGAATCCCAGCGCTGCGTTCGCTCTCCTGTCTTGGCAGAGTCCTTCCCACTGGGGCCTACCCTCACGGTGGAGGAGAAGCTGCCGCTGCTCCCTCGCACGCCGCTACCCCTCCCGTTGCCTGTGCCACTCCCGCTGCCAGCCGCGCAGCTCTGTCCCGCAGCGGCGCTCAAGAGGCCGCCCCGTGCCAAAGCGCCGCCGACCAAGAAGCCGAAGGCCGTGCGCAAGCTGAGCTTCAACGACGAGGTGACCAAGTCGCCGGTGCTGGGGCTGCGGATCAAGGCGGCGGCCGAAGCGGGCGCCGAGGGGCCCCGCGGGGCCCGCCCGACGCTGCTGGGCGAGTTCGTCTGCCAGCTGTGCAAGGAGCCCTACGCCGACCCGCTGGCTCTGGCCCAGCACCGCTGCTCGCGCATCGTGCGCGTCGAGTACCGCTGCCCGGAGTGCCACAAGATCTTCAGCTGCCCGGCCAACCTGGCCTCGCACCGCCGCTGGCACAAGCCGCGTCCGCCCGCTTCTGCCGGCCCCGCCCAGGACAAAGAGAACAGCagcggggagaccggccgcgatCAGCACCACAGTACCGCGGACAGCTCCTGTTGCCGAGACCCGCCGCCTTCCCGCTCTGCCCAACTCCGCCCAGCCAGTGAAGTCGCGGCCGCCGCCGACGGCTCCAGCCTGGGGGGCGCCCCGCCAGGCGAGCTCTTCCTCTGCCCATACTGCCACAAGACCTTCCGGCGCCAGGCGTACCTGCGCAAGCACCTGGGCACCCACCAGCCCCCGGGGCCCGCCGCCTACGCCGGCAGCCCCCAACCTCCCCACccgcctcagcagcagcagcagcagcagcagcagcagatcaccTTCCCCTGCCACTTGTGTGGGGCGCACTTCCCCTCGGCGGACATCAGGGACAAGCACCGGCTATGGCACGCTGTGAGGGATGAGCTGCTGTTGCCTCTGGGGCACCCCGAGGTCAGCGTGGCGCAAGGCGAGCAGCAGATCTTCTCGTGCAAGCATTGCCCCTCGACTTTCTTCAGCTCGCCTGGCCTCACCCGGCACATCAACAAGTGCCATCCCTCAGAGAACAGGCAGGTCCTCCTCCTGCAAATGCCCGTCCGGCCAGGCTGCTAG